GACGCAGAGTCACCGCGCCGCACAGCGAGCGGCCGAAGCCCGGGCATCTTCCGTGGGGCCTGTTCCCGCCACTGCCACGTCACGGGACCATAGGCAGCCATGGCGCGGAGGGCAGCCACTCATTCAGTAAGAGACGACCATGCCTTCCTGGGACTGCCGTCACCACCGGCTTGAGAGCCATGGGATCGCTCCCGTCTGGAGGCCAACATCCGACATCCGTGCGGGCCAAGCTCcggaggctctgggggagggaCACTTCCCACCTACCCCACTCCTGGGGCTCCAGGCATCCCTGGGCTGGTGGCCATGTCGCTCCTGTCTCTACTCTGTGGTCATGTGGCCCCGTATGTCCATCTCTCCTTTTCCTAAGAGGACACCGGTCCTGTTGGATCAGGGCACACCCCAGTGACCTTGTCTTCATTCACTTATATCcacaaagaccctgtttccaactAAGGTCATGCTCCCAGGTGTCAGGGGTCAGGACCGGAGTGAACACTCTGGGGGGCGCAGGTCAAGCCTCGCTCCGTCCCGTCAGCATCTCCGGGGCTCCGCTGTAACCACTGAGGTCTCCGGCCCGCGGGGCTGCTCACTGTCCTTCCCCGAGGAGACTGGAAGCAGGCGGGGTGGAGGCCCAGGGAacgggaggtgggggtggggggagacgcGGCCTGAGAGATGCACCTTCCTGGGGGCGAGGGcgctgccctccctccctgcccgcGTCGCTGCTGCTGCTCCGGCACAGCCCACGTGGGTTTTACATCCCAGGATGGGAAACAAACAGCAGACAAGGTCCCTAAGCTGGTCAGGTGTGAGAACAGGGAAAGcaggtgggagcagggggagggggcaggggcgggaACCACGCGGAGCTGTTGCCGGAGCTCACGGCCCACGGGGCCACGGTTGTGTCTGCGAACGTGCGCGCTCGTGCCTGTTCCCCGGGGCCGACGGGGTGGGTTGCAGGCGAGAGGCGCAGAGAAACAGCTGTTTGGGGGATGCGAGCCGGGAAGCGCTGAAGGACAAGGCGGACGAGGTCGGAGGCGGGGGGCGACGTAGTGCCGGCAGAACTTGGGCTGACACCCCCTTTGCACGAGGAGGACGCGCACACCCGCGAACATGAAAGAATGAAACACAAAGAGCAACGAGGAGGTCCGcgttgagagagacagagacgggGACAGGGCGCcggagagacagagacaccaaaggagagagagggacagggcaCACTGTGGAGCGCATGGGGGAGGGAGCCACGAGGGGTCCGGGGGAGGTGGGCTGCCCCAGGACATGCTGCTCCTGCTTCCCAGGGAGTTTCTCCTGGACACCCGGCTGGAGCTGCATCGCCTGTGAGAGCCCCAAGGGTCCTCTCGGAGTAAGTGAATCAAGGTGCACCCACACGGCAGGACGGCAGcgctttaaagattaaaaaaaaaaaaagtgcacaacCCGAACCCCGACAGCCAGCTGCCCCTGGACTGTCCGTGGGGAGCCCCTTTGGGGTCTTGACCAGCGGTGCTTGGTTGGCCTGGGGGGACGGGAAGGAGCAGCCGGATGTGCAGGCGGACTGTCCTCTTCAAACCGCACGAGCCCTGGGCTGAAGCGAAGACTTGCCTGATGTCCAGCGTCCCAGGCTTGTCGTCGTGCTGGCCACACGTCCGAGAGGCTCCCGCCACACAGGGACCGCCTCACGTGACATCTCACTCCCCTCCAGGTGAGGTGACAGGAACAGCTGGATTCAAGAGCCCCATCCACCCAGCACATCTACACGGCACGAGTCGGGACACGTGGGACCCTTCTCTGTCACTCGGACGGGGTCTTGTTTCAGATGTCCTGTGGAAGGACCTCCCAGAGCAAGGCTATCTGGAAAGAAATCAGCCCCATTGTCtccaaacaaatttttttttgctattttttgagaaatttatttatttgaggaagagcacaagctgggcagaaggagagggagaagcagactgtccgcTGAGATCCCAACTAAGATCCCAACTAAGATCCCGCTAAGGTCCAGTCCCTGCGCCAGCACGATCACAtcctgcctgcagctcaggtctcCTGCCCGCCCCTCACTGTCCTTGCCCGCCAGCCCGTGTGGCTGATGACCACAACCAGGGCACGAACAAGCTGGAAGGgccccagggggctggggggcttCACCAGGGAGGGGCTGTGTCTTCAGAGGCAGAGGAGGCCCCCTTCTCATCACCACCTCTGCCCGTCTCCTCTGCACACTGGCTTCCAGGAACGCCGATCCAGCCCGCCCAGAAGCTTCTGTATCTCTGTGGAAAGTGTGGGCACCTCCCACATGGCACCTGGGCATTTGGGCCTGTGGACAGAGAGTACCCCCCATTCTTGTCTAGAAGGGGTAAGGCAGCTCTAGGGCTCAAATAGCAcgagatgaaagagaaaagctGGGACCGCAGAACATCAGCgtcagaggaggagggaggaggggctacAGTCCCCGCAGCAGACTCCACGGAACGAGCCTTCTCTGCAGCCACGGGAGCCCCCACCCGCCAGCCCAGCACCTCTGTCCTCGTGCTTCTGGGCCCTCGAGGGGACACACTGCCCTTGGTGGTGTTGCCAGCATTTgatgaaaacactgaaaagcgtaaacattaaaaaatgcatgtaaacaaatgtttgtgttgttttatacATGGAAGGAAAAAGGCAGAATTTCCCTAAAGAAAGTATATTAATAGCAACAGGGAAGTGATGACCGTCTAACATCTGGGCAGGTGTATAAAGGGCTCCCGGCCCAGGAGGCCCCACACCTGAGCACCTGTCCTCCGCACCTGCTCCTCTGACCTGCTCTACCCTCAACCCACCAGAACCATGGGCTGCTGTGGCTGTTCCGGGGGCTGTGGCTCCGGCTGTGGGGGCTGCGGCTCCGGCTGTGGGGGCTGTAGCTCCGGCTGCTGTGTCCCTGTCTGCTGCTGCAAGCCCGTGTGCTGCTGTGTGCCAGCCTGTTCCTGCTccagctgtggctcctgtgggggctccaaggggggctgtggctcctgtgggggctccaaggggggctgtggctcctgtgggggtTGCAAGGGGGGCTGCGGCTccggctgtgggggctgtggctccagctgtgggggctgtggctccGGCTGCTGTGTCCCCGTCTGCTGCTGCAAGCCTGTGTGCTGCTGTGTGCCAGCCTGTTCCTGCTccagctgtggctcctgtgggggctccaagggAGGCTGTGTCtcctgtgggggctccaaggggggctgtggctcctgtgggggctccaaggggggcTGTGGTTCCTGTGGCTCATGTGgctgctcccagtccagctgctgcAAACCGTGCTGCTGCTCTTCAGGCTGTGGGTCATCCTGTTGCCAGTCCTGCTGCTGtgtcccctgctgctcccagtcctGCTGCTGTAagccctgctgctcccagtccaACTGCTGTGTCCCCGTTTGCTGCCAGTGCAAGATCTGAGATGCTGACCACAGACACAGGTGATTCACTCCATTTCAGGGTTCTCAGGATGCGTCCTAGGCTGTGTGTCGTAGCCCTAAAGCTGGAACGCCATCCTATCCTCAGTCTCCACAGCTGGGCAGTCTGGCTACAGGTGAAGAAGACAGGTAGAGATGCCATTATCCTCATGCCCATCACGTCCTAATAGGAAGCCAGCATCCCCCACTTCCGGCACCACCCGCAGGGGAGTCCCAtgtttctccttccctaccctcGCGGCTTCTTGGAGCTTGAGCCCAGAACCTGCCAGGATCCCTCAAACCAGGGGTCTCTCTGAGCGCCTGCAAGTTCATGGTcacttctgctgctctccttgcttttttttttggtccaaacAAGGCGTGGTGAAACCCTGAAGTAAACACAGTCCGTCCGCACAAGACACCTTCTCATGGTGAAGTTCTCTCTGGCTCCCACTTGATGAGAGAAAGCCCTGTCTACGCCCCCACCGCGATCACTCCTCCCAAGTGTCTTGCTCTGGCCCTCTCACTCCTGCAGAGGAGGGAGCACAGGACCCATGCAGGACACTGAGTGGGACCGAGGGTCTTCTCAGGTACAGAATTCAGTGaagggtacatgggtggctcagttgattaagtgtccaactcttgattttggctcacgtcatgatctcagggtcctgcgatagagcccggtgtcaggctctGCCGTCAGAgcagtctgcctgtccctctccctttcccagcctgtgtcctttctctctctctctctcaaataaataaataaatctttttttaaaaaaaggaatttggtgATGTCATGCAGGGCTCGGGGGAGCGTGTCTGAGGGCACAGACGAACTCCCATGGCACGAGGGACTGTGGGAAGGGCACAGGCTGGGCAGTGAGTGCCAggtgctgtgtgacctttggtaAGTAATGTGTCCTCCtggtgcctcggtttcctcatctgtaaaacggagtCAGTGGGTACCTCCCTCACAGCGTCGAGGTGAAGACTGAGTGTTCGATCCATGCCAAGTGCTCACCTGCACAGGGAGGGGCACCGAAGGATCGGGGAGAGAGCTGAGACCCAGGAGGAGCCTGACCCTCTCGCTGGCAGTTAGAGAGCCGGCGGGTGATTGCAGGCGGGGAGTGTCTGGGGTCTCCGTACGTTCGTTCCATAGGTGGGGGGTCGCTGAAAGCCCAAATGCACaggcagagcagtggagcacacaGGTGCTGCAGAGGCCACATTATCTGGTCCACGTGGGCACGAGGATGAGGCTGCAGCAGACCTGGCGGAGACCAAATGCTAAGAGGACGTGTGTGTGTTTCCAGCTGCTGTGGAACGCACTACCGCAAACTCcgaggcttaaaacaacacacacttaTTATCTCGGTTTCCTCAGGTCTGGGGTCCAGGCTCAGCAAgtctgggtcctctgctcaggttGCCATGAGGCCAGTGTGGACGTCAGCGGCACATGGTTCCCTTCTGGAACTCCCAAGCCTGCTCAGCGTTTTCCTTGTGATTATAGGATTGAGGTTCCCATTTTCTTCTGAGCTGCATGCCCATGGCCACTCTCAGCCACTAGAGACAACCCACGGTTCCTTCCCCCGGACCCCCAGAGACTTCACGACGTGGCTGTCTGGTTCCCAGACCAGCAGGGGTTGTCTCTGACATCTGCTCCAGCACCCGGGCTCCCTTTATAAGAGCTCACTGACTAGGGCAAGCCCACCCAGCATAGTCTCCCGTTTGATGAACTTGGCTGATTAGGAGCCTTGATCACATCTGCGAACATCCCTTTTGCCGTATAGCAGAACAAAACCATGGAGGCCATATCTCACCCTAACCACAGGTTCCACCCATGCTCgagaagaaattatataaaagcaAAGGTAATTGAGGGTCATTTTATACTGCTGCCTGTCACCGGAGGAAAGGCAAGTCTGAGGAGATGAGGACAGGTCACATTCACGGTATCAATAGGATATCAAAACGGAGGCTTCCCAAGTATGGTCAGATGAACAGGCCTGGAGTTCAGAGTTGTGCAGATCCAGAAGCGATCAGCACTGAATGTGGTAGCAAAGCCAGGAATGAGCAAGGCCGGATAGCTTCAGCCTTAAGGTCAACTATAGGGTGTAGAGAAGAGCAGTTGAGGACAGAGCACTGGGGAGCATGAGCTCTGGGGAtgatggaagagaagaagcagcaggGGCTGTCATGGAAGTCACAGGGGTGACAGCAGCTCGGAGGAAGCCCAGTGACCGGGGAGCCTGCAGGGAGCTGAGCTTTGCTGGACTGTACGCACAGTAAGATGTGATTGTGTAGGAAATCCTCAGGaatctacaaacaaaacaaacacaaacaaaactctTGGAGTCAATGAATGCATTCTGCGTCTAGTAAAGTCATAGGATACAAGggcaacacacaaaaatcaatcataTGTCTATACAATAGCAATGAACAGTTGGAAACCAACTTTAAAGCTCATTTAgtttctccaaaaaataaaatgcgTAACcataaatgtaacaaaaaataCACTCAGTGtgctgaaaactaaaaaatactaaTGAAGGAAACCAAAAAAGATCTATATAAACACTGAGATAcactatgttcatggattggaaaactcaACATAGCTAGATGTCAACTTTCCCACAATGATCTACAGTTAAAGagaaatttctatcaaaatcccagcagggaTCTTTGTAGATATAGACAGGCTGGTTCTAATATTatatagaaagataaagaaactaaaatagtcacagcaattttgaaaaagaatatagTTAAAGGAATAACACTACCTGATTTTAAGCCTTTGTATATATCTACAAAAACCAAGACAGTGTGTGGCATCAGGAAAGGAAAGGcacaaagatcaatgaaacagtaTAGAGAACAGAATGTAACTAATAGAGAATagactggaacagaatagagattaGTATGTAACAAAtagaggggtgccagggtggttcagtgggttaagtgtctgcctttggctcaggtcatgatcccagggtcttgggattgagttctgcatcaggctccctgcttaacaaggagcctgcttcgtcctctgcctgcctctccccctccttgtgagtgcactctatctctctctgttaagtgaaatctttattttttaaaaatatttattttattttatttatttgagagagagagagagcatgagaggggagataCCAGAGGGAGAAtcgagtccccgctgagcagggagccctatgtgggacttgatcccgggactccaggatcatgacctgagccaaaggcagacacttaaccaactgagccaccaggtacccaaataaaatctttaaaaaaaaaaaaaagaatgtaacaaatagaatgcaacagaatagagaatacAGAAAGAGGACCACACAAGTAGGGCCATCTGGTTTTGACAAAGATACAAAAACGGTTCAATGGTAGAAGTAtagacttttcaataaatagcGCTGGAATAATTAGATATGTGTAGGGGAAAAGGAATCTTGACCTAAacctcctatttttttaaatattaactcaaCATAGATCATAGTATGCAAACCACAGAGCTATAAAaagtctagaagaaaacagaaaaatcttcatgacttAGGGGTAGACAAAGAAGGCGTTCTTAGATGTAGCACTAAAGACACAATCCGCAAGAGAACAACCTGGTGaattgaatttcatcaaaatgaaaaaaggttACTCTGTGGAACTCCCACGAAGAGAGTGAAAAACAAGCTCAGATagggagaaaatacttgaaaatcgCAAATGTGACCGTTCGGCTACAAGACATTTAAGACTTCTCCAAACACAACAGTGAGAAAAACACTCTgattgaaaaatggacaaaagggaTAAAAAGGCTTTTCAAGGAAGAAGCTGTGTGAACGGCCAGGACTCACTCACTTGAGAAGATGTTCGGCAGCATGACCTTCAGAAAATTCAAATCAGGGACtcgggggggctcagtcggtgaagcttctgtcttcagctcagatcatgatctgggggtcctgagatcgggctccctgctcggtagggagtctgcccctccctctgtctgtgcTCACCCTATCTccgtctttcaaataaataaataaaatctttaagaaaacacaaattaaaggCACAATGACACACCCCCACACACTTGCTAGGGTGACTTAAAGTCACTAAAAataccaagtgctggtgaggatagAAAGGACCAGGTCTATGATGCACCACAGGCGGGGACAGCCGCTCCGGCTGGAAGACAGCTTGGCGCTCCCGAGAAAGTGAAATGAACACTCCTGTACGGCCCGGTGACCGCATTCTGCACATTCTCCCTGGAGGACGTAAAACCCCAAAatccacacacacaggcatgcagcAACTCGAATACCCAAGAAACGGAGGCGGCTCCACGCCCTCCAGTGAGTCCCCAGACAAGAAAGCTGTAAGGGCTGTCACTTCGTCGCTGGCGTTGGACGCTGACAGCTTGTAGGCccagcctccctcttcctcttccgcCCCAAATGGGGACAGGCTGATAGGGAAGCCTGGTGCCCCCACTATGGTGCAGGCCAGCATCCCTGGGTGCTCCCAGCCCGCCCCGCCTTTGCCACCTGAAAACCCCACACCGTCTCCTGGCCCTGCTCTCTCAGACCATTTCAGGCCCGCTTGGGAGCCACGCTGCTCTCGCCAGGAAGCCTCCTGATGTGAGCAGAACGTGCCATGTCACGCCAACACGCCAGCGCACCGTACCAGCCACAGGCGGACCTTGGTGTGTGTGGCTTCGTCTGTCCTGACGTCCAGACAGAAGTTTGGGTGCAGGTCCATCTTGTCTCTGCAGGCTGAGAGGCTAAACGAAGGACACGAAAAGCCCCACCCCCGCGAAGGCGAACGGTGGCAGGAAACTCAGCCGCCCAAGGGAGCCGTCTCCTGACCCACGCTGCAACGTGGACGCACCTCGGTGTGTTAGTCACCGTGAGCAAGAAGTCACCCAGGCAGGGCCACACGCTGTGCGGCTACGCTTACCTCACACTCCCCAGCAGAGTCACTCCCAGGGTGGCCAGGGCTGAGGACTGTGGGGACAGTGGAGTTATCCAGGGACGGATGAGGGCGTGTTTTTAGGGTGACGGGACAGCACGGAGTCTTGGCCGCGGTCATGCTTCTCGGAAGGCTCAGAGCCTCACAGACGATGAATGAAAAGGTGGAAACTGCGGGACCCGAGGAAGTCTGTGCCCGAGTTCACTGTGCTGCCCCGTGTCAACTTCTCGTGTTTGACAATGTCCTGTGGTTACGAGATAAttgagcagagagagtgggagtgtCCGTGTCTCGGGGGGACAGAGTTTCTACCTGGgaagatggaaagttctggagacgaTGGTGGGGACGGTGGCACAGCATGAGTATACTTGGTGCCCTGAGCTGTGGACTTAGACACAGTGAACACAGTACATTTTATGTTCTCTGCACTttaccacaataataaaaaacaaatactaccatgggagggagcagggtgag
This DNA window, taken from Lutra lutra chromosome 10, mLutLut1.2, whole genome shotgun sequence, encodes the following:
- the LOC125079909 gene encoding pre-mRNA-splicing factor CWC22-like; this translates as ITCVCGQHLRSCTGSKRGHSSWTGSSRAYSSRTGSSRGHSSRTGNRMTHSLKSSSTVCSSWTGSSHMSHRNHSPPWSPHRSHSPPWSPHRRHSLPWSPHRSHSWSRNRLAHSSTQACSSRRGHSSRSHSPHSWSHSPHSRSRSPPCNPHRSHSPRSRSYSPHSRSRSPHSRSHSPRNSHSSPWFWPKCPGAMWEVPTLSTEIQKLLGGLDRRSWKPVCRGDGQRW